The genome window GACAACGCGCCTATACACGGGCTGTCGTTCATCATGGACATGCGCCAACTCTATCCCAACTATTTAACGGATTATAGTGTGCTCATCTGTCCCAGTTCCCCTTATGTTGATACACCGGAACAACTCTGGGATCACGGCAATAATCCTTCTTCTCTTTGGCAGGAAGCCTACGAAGGGGGACATTTGCCGGAAGCCGGCGACGGCGTGGTTCAGCCCTGCGAGGTATACGAGCATCCCTATATCTATAGCGGCTGGGCATTAAGTCCCACGCTGTTGTCTTCAAAAGCAGCATTTGAACGTTTGGAAGAAGAGCTGTTATCTGAGACGGCGGGGTTGAAACACCGGCTTTATGATAACCCTTTTCTCGCTCATGAAAATTGGATTTTAAATGCGCCTTTATCGGATAGTCAGACATCTGCCGTGATCTATCGTTTTCGTGAGGGAATCGAACGCTTCTTCATTACCGATGTGAATAACCTTTCTGAAGCTGTGCAGGCGCAGTCCACCTTGCCGCTCCTGTGGGACGCTATAGCGGGAGAGGCGGAAGGCGTAGCTCATTTCAACCATGTGCCTGCCGGATCCAATGTCTTATATATGGACGGTCATGTGGCGTGGCTCAACTATATTCCGGATGGTAATGTCAGTGCCGAAAACTTGGGAAATTCTTTTCCGGTAAATGGCGCTGCTATGATCTTGCATGAAGCAACCCACGCCCACGATCATCATGAACACTGATTCAATATGCGGGCAATGTCTCAGTCTTGAAAGGTCTAGGCTTAATAAGCAAGAGTTTCGTAAAACTTTTGTTCCCCTTAACGGAGCGGATGGATTCGTGTTAAAGTTTGTTTTTC of Candidatus Hydrogenedentota bacterium contains these proteins:
- a CDS encoding DUF1559 domain-containing protein; the encoded protein is MKIRPGFTLIELLVVIAIIGILAAILLPALSRAREAARRKSCQNNLKQLAVTLKLYADECAGNYYPTIKSTHCDNAPIHGLSFIMDMRQLYPNYLTDYSVLICPSSPYVDTPEQLWDHGNNPSSLWQEAYEGGHLPEAGDGVVQPCEVYEHPYIYSGWALSPTLLSSKAAFERLEEELLSETAGLKHRLYDNPFLAHENWILNAPLSDSQTSAVIYRFREGIERFFITDVNNLSEAVQAQSTLPLLWDAIAGEAEGVAHFNHVPAGSNVLYMDGHVAWLNYIPDGNVSAENLGNSFPVNGAAMILHEATHAHDHHEH